Proteins from a genomic interval of Tenacibaculum sp. SZ-18:
- the uvrA gene encoding excinuclease ABC subunit UvrA — MNVDISKVNPKENIIIKGASLHNLKDIDVVIPRNKFVVITGLSGSGKSSLAFDTLYAEGQRRYVESLSSYARQFLGKLHKPKVDYIKGIAPAIAIEQKVNSTNPRSTVGTSTEVYDYIKLLYARIGRTFSPISGNEVKKHTVTDVINHIKELDESTKLLLLAPISIPEGRDLATVLKVLTQQGYARLKFNDKVYRIDKFPTDDYKDELLELVVDRIIIQHNEDFFNRLADATQTAFFEGKGVCVIENLGDNTRKEFSNKFELDGITFLEPNTHLFSFNNPYGACPTCEGYGSVIGIDEDLVIPNTGLSIYEDAIFPFKTDSYKKYKEALILYASEFNIPIHKPWFELTNEQKDLVWNGTSKFYGIHHLFQTLEEKSYKIQNRVMLSRYRGKTKCTECDGKRLRKEANYVQVYGKTISDLVNAPLDELAAFFKSIKLNKYEEKIGKRLLTEINNRLGFLVDVGLSYLTLNRTSNTLSGGESQRINLATSLGSSLVGSMYILDEPSIGLHPKDTERLIKVLKNLRDLGNTVIVVEHDEEIMKEADYIIDIGPEAGTYGGRVVAEGSYEDILKSNSLTSNYLSEKLKIEVPTKRRKTKNFIKVIGARENNLNNIDVTFPLNNLTVVTGVSGSGKSTLVKKILYPIMQKKLVGYGDKVGQYSDVEGSYGSLKHVEFIDQNPIGRSSRSNPVTYVKAYDDIRKLLSEQKLSKIRNYQPKHFSFNVDGGRCEVCKGEGEVTIEMQFMADVHLKCESCNGKRFKKDVLEVAFNGKNVDDILTMTIDDAIEFFSEHGAIKVSKKLKPLQDVGLGYVTLGQSSSTLSGGEAQRIKLASFLIKGNTKDKALFIFDEPTTGLHFHDINKLLSSFNALIDKGHSVIVIEHNTDLIKCADYIIDLGLEGGKKGGSLIFEGTPEELAKNKKSYTAKYIAEKINPT, encoded by the coding sequence ATGAATGTTGATATTTCTAAAGTAAATCCTAAAGAAAATATAATCATAAAAGGAGCCTCGCTTCACAATTTAAAAGATATAGACGTTGTTATTCCTAGAAACAAATTTGTTGTTATAACAGGTTTATCTGGTTCGGGTAAATCATCTCTAGCTTTTGATACATTATACGCAGAGGGTCAAAGAAGATATGTGGAAAGCTTATCATCTTATGCTCGACAGTTTTTAGGTAAGCTTCATAAACCTAAAGTGGATTACATCAAAGGAATTGCTCCAGCAATTGCGATTGAACAGAAAGTGAATTCTACAAATCCAAGATCTACGGTTGGAACATCAACAGAGGTTTATGATTACATCAAATTATTATACGCAAGAATTGGTAGAACCTTCTCTCCTATTTCAGGAAATGAGGTAAAAAAACATACCGTAACGGATGTTATAAATCACATTAAGGAGCTTGATGAAAGCACCAAACTTTTATTATTAGCTCCTATTTCAATTCCTGAAGGAAGAGATTTAGCAACCGTATTAAAAGTGTTAACACAGCAAGGATACGCTAGGTTAAAATTTAACGACAAAGTCTACAGAATTGATAAATTCCCTACAGATGATTATAAAGATGAATTACTAGAATTAGTGGTTGATCGAATTATCATTCAACATAACGAAGATTTTTTTAATCGTTTAGCTGATGCTACTCAAACTGCTTTTTTTGAAGGAAAAGGAGTTTGTGTGATTGAAAATTTAGGAGACAATACCCGTAAAGAGTTTAGTAATAAATTTGAATTAGACGGCATTACATTTTTAGAACCCAATACACATTTATTCAGTTTCAACAATCCATATGGAGCATGTCCTACTTGTGAAGGATATGGAAGTGTTATTGGAATAGATGAAGATTTAGTGATTCCAAATACTGGACTCTCAATTTATGAAGATGCTATTTTTCCTTTTAAAACAGACTCTTACAAAAAATATAAAGAAGCGTTAATTCTGTATGCTTCTGAATTTAATATACCCATTCACAAACCTTGGTTTGAATTAACTAATGAACAAAAAGATTTGGTTTGGAACGGAACATCTAAATTTTATGGAATTCATCATTTATTTCAAACACTAGAAGAGAAAAGTTATAAAATTCAAAATCGAGTTATGCTTTCTCGTTATCGAGGAAAAACAAAGTGTACCGAATGCGACGGAAAGAGACTTCGTAAAGAAGCTAACTATGTTCAGGTGTATGGCAAAACTATATCAGACTTAGTAAATGCTCCATTGGATGAACTTGCAGCATTTTTTAAATCAATAAAATTAAATAAATACGAAGAAAAAATTGGCAAGCGTTTGTTAACTGAAATTAATAATAGACTTGGTTTTCTTGTTGATGTTGGTTTAAGTTATTTAACTTTAAATAGAACCTCAAATACACTATCAGGAGGAGAAAGTCAACGAATTAATTTAGCTACCTCGTTAGGAAGTTCTTTAGTAGGTTCCATGTACATTTTAGATGAACCAAGTATTGGATTACATCCTAAAGATACTGAGCGCTTAATTAAAGTATTAAAGAACTTACGAGATTTAGGGAACACTGTAATTGTTGTAGAGCATGATGAAGAAATCATGAAAGAAGCAGACTACATTATTGATATCGGTCCAGAAGCTGGAACGTATGGTGGACGCGTTGTAGCTGAAGGAAGCTATGAAGATATTTTAAAATCAAACTCACTTACTTCAAACTATTTATCTGAAAAATTAAAAATAGAGGTTCCTACGAAACGTAGAAAAACGAAAAACTTTATTAAAGTTATAGGAGCTCGTGAAAATAATTTAAACAATATCGATGTTACCTTCCCGCTAAACAACTTAACAGTGGTTACTGGAGTTTCTGGAAGTGGAAAAAGTACGTTAGTTAAAAAAATTCTCTATCCAATTATGCAAAAAAAACTTGTTGGATATGGTGATAAAGTTGGGCAGTATTCAGATGTAGAAGGAAGTTATGGAAGTTTAAAACATGTTGAATTTATTGATCAGAACCCAATAGGAAGATCATCACGTTCTAATCCTGTAACGTATGTAAAAGCATACGATGATATTCGAAAGCTTTTATCGGAGCAAAAGTTATCTAAAATTAGAAACTATCAACCAAAACATTTTTCGTTTAATGTTGATGGAGGACGTTGTGAAGTTTGTAAAGGAGAAGGAGAAGTTACCATTGAAATGCAGTTTATGGCCGACGTTCATTTAAAATGTGAGAGTTGTAATGGAAAAAGATTTAAAAAAGATGTATTAGAAGTGGCTTTTAATGGAAAAAATGTTGATGATATTTTAACCATGACCATTGATGATGCGATCGAATTCTTTTCAGAACATGGTGCAATCAAAGTATCGAAAAAACTAAAACCACTTCAAGATGTTGGACTAGGATATGTTACTTTAGGGCAATCTTCTTCCACGTTATCTGGAGGAGAAGCGCAACGCATTAAACTTGCTTCTTTTTTAATAAAAGGTAACACGAAAGATAAAGCCTTATTCATTTTCGATGAACCAACAACAGGATTACATTTCCATGATATCAATAAATTACTTTCTTCTTTTAATGCTTTAATTGACAAAGGTCATTCAGTAATCGTTATTGAACATAATACAGATTTAATAAAATGTGCTGACTATATTATTGATTTAGGTTTAGAAGGTGGAAAAAAAGGTGGATCACTAATTTTTGAAGGAACTCCTGAAGAATTGGCAAAAAACAAAAAATCTTACACTGCAAAATACATTGCAGAAAAAATTAATCCTACGTAA
- a CDS encoding YqgE/AlgH family protein encodes MLNPKKGRLLIAEPSILNDDSFKRTTVLLTEHSENSTVGFILNRPLNYVLEDLIPDVYCDFTVYQGGPVEQDNLYFIHRVPDLLPDSIEVANGIYWGGNFNSLKNLLNNDLIESTDIRFFLGYSGWGANQLNEELNTNSWFITENDFQNIFLVDEESIWKNQLLQKGGKYKIWANAPADITMN; translated from the coding sequence ATGTTAAACCCTAAAAAAGGCAGACTTTTAATTGCAGAGCCATCAATATTAAACGATGACTCTTTTAAGCGTACCACTGTGTTGCTTACAGAACATTCTGAAAATAGTACTGTAGGGTTTATTTTAAATAGACCTCTTAACTATGTTTTAGAGGATTTAATTCCTGATGTATATTGTGATTTTACAGTTTACCAAGGAGGACCTGTTGAGCAAGACAACTTATATTTTATTCACAGAGTACCAGATTTACTTCCCGACAGCATTGAAGTAGCTAATGGAATTTACTGGGGAGGGAACTTTAACTCCTTAAAGAACTTATTAAACAATGATTTAATTGAATCTACGGACATTCGATTCTTTTTAGGATATTCTGGTTGGGGAGCAAATCAACTAAACGAAGAACTCAACACCAATTCTTGGTTTATAACTGAAAATGATTTTCAAAATATTTTCTTAGTTGACGAAGAATCTATTTGGAAAAATCAGCTCCTTCAAAAAGGCGGAAAATACAAAATTTGGGCAAATGCCCCTGCTGACATTACCATGAACTAG
- a CDS encoding aminotransferase class IV, translating to MINYNGSLITPEELQLTHENRAFKYGDGIFETIKVQNGKIVFLEDHYFRLMASMRMLRMKIPMTFTLEFLEEQIRKTITTFDKRALRVRINVYRKDGGLYKPETNEIDFLIEVKEISLKTKSTYRIDLFKDFYNYSGLLSTVKTTNRMLNTIAAVYSDENDLDNCILLNERKGVVEVTNGNIFIVKDNVIKTPSINEGCIKGIIRKKVIEIIEKNPDYTLEETSISPFELQKADEVFITNAIVGIQPVTNYRKKEFNTEISEKIGKSLSVVVLTS from the coding sequence ATGATTAATTATAACGGAAGTCTTATTACACCGGAAGAATTACAACTAACCCATGAGAATAGAGCTTTTAAATATGGTGATGGAATATTTGAAACAATTAAAGTTCAAAATGGGAAAATTGTTTTTTTAGAAGATCATTATTTCAGATTAATGGCTTCAATGAGAATGCTTCGTATGAAAATTCCTATGACTTTTACTTTAGAGTTTTTAGAAGAACAAATAAGGAAAACAATAACTACTTTTGATAAGAGGGCACTAAGAGTTCGTATAAATGTTTACAGGAAAGATGGTGGTTTATACAAACCTGAAACAAATGAAATTGATTTTTTAATTGAGGTGAAAGAGATTAGTCTAAAGACAAAATCAACTTACAGAATTGATTTATTCAAAGATTTTTATAATTACTCTGGGTTGTTATCAACTGTTAAGACTACCAATAGAATGTTAAATACTATTGCTGCTGTTTATTCAGATGAAAATGATTTAGATAATTGTATTTTATTAAACGAAAGAAAAGGGGTAGTAGAAGTAACTAATGGAAATATTTTTATCGTTAAAGATAACGTTATTAAGACTCCAAGTATTAATGAAGGTTGTATAAAAGGTATAATACGTAAAAAGGTTATTGAAATAATTGAGAAGAATCCTGATTATACTTTAGAAGAAACTTCAATATCGCCTTTTGAGCTACAAAAAGCAGATGAGGTGTTTATTACAAATGCCATTGTGGGAATTCAGCCAGTAACTAATTATAGGAAAAAAGAGTTTAATACGGAGATTTCAGAGAAAATAGGAAAAAGTCTTTCGGTAGTAGTTTTAACTAGCTAA
- a CDS encoding START-like domain-containing protein, with the protein MSKVKFELEIPLHASPALLYQYFATPSGLEEWFADKVNSRGKIITFFWDDSEEEATIVTKKADERIKFKWTESEGDESYFEFRVQVDPLTKDVSLIVTDFADDDDAAEEAKMLWENQIDELRHLIGA; encoded by the coding sequence ATGAGTAAAGTTAAATTTGAATTAGAGATACCATTACACGCCTCTCCGGCTTTATTATATCAATATTTCGCAACTCCTTCTGGATTGGAAGAATGGTTTGCAGATAAAGTAAACTCAAGAGGTAAAATCATCACTTTTTTTTGGGATGATAGTGAGGAGGAAGCTACTATAGTCACAAAAAAAGCAGACGAAAGAATAAAATTTAAATGGACGGAAAGTGAAGGTGACGAGAGTTATTTTGAATTTCGAGTACAAGTAGATCCTTTAACTAAAGATGTATCTCTAATTGTTACAGATTTTGCAGATGATGATGATGCCGCAGAAGAGGCAAAGATGTTATGGGAAAATCAAATAGACGAGTTAAGACATTTAATAGGTGCCTAA
- a CDS encoding MBL fold metallo-hydrolase, with protein MNKFNRYVSVISLFGLISLSGQNKEVIIEPIKVKDNIYMLKGQGGNIGLFIGEDSMFMIDDQFARLTPKILKVIKSITDKPVAYLINTHWHGDHTGGNENMSKEGAVIISHENVRKRMSVESVVRGKKKPASPKEALPVITFSKDMMVHFNCEDVLVSHVHNAHIDGDAHVYFTTSNVLHMGDTYFQGKFPYIDLSSGGSIDGYIAAIDKALIMTDDNTIIIPGHRGLSCRKELLSYKEMLET; from the coding sequence ATGAATAAATTCAATAGATATGTAAGTGTTATTTCTTTGTTTGGATTAATTTCGTTAAGTGGTCAAAATAAGGAAGTCATAATAGAGCCGATAAAAGTAAAAGACAATATTTATATGTTAAAAGGACAAGGAGGTAATATTGGACTTTTTATTGGTGAAGACAGTATGTTCATGATTGATGATCAATTTGCAAGGTTAACACCTAAGATTCTTAAAGTAATTAAATCTATTACGGATAAACCTGTTGCTTATTTAATAAATACTCATTGGCATGGGGATCATACTGGCGGAAATGAGAATATGAGCAAAGAAGGCGCCGTAATTATTTCTCACGAAAATGTCAGGAAAAGAATGAGTGTTGAAAGTGTTGTTCGTGGAAAGAAAAAACCTGCATCACCAAAGGAAGCTCTACCGGTTATAACATTTAGTAAAGATATGATGGTACATTTTAACTGCGAAGATGTATTAGTTAGTCATGTACATAATGCACATATTGATGGTGATGCTCATGTGTATTTTACAACAAGTAATGTTCTTCATATGGGAGATACATATTTTCAGGGTAAATTTCCGTATATAGATTTGTCGAGTGGAGGAAGTATCGATGGTTATATTGCTGCGATTGATAAGGCTTTAATAATGACCGACGATAACACAATTATTATTCCAGGACATAGAGGTTTGTCTTGTAGGAAAGAACTTCTTAGTTATAAAGAAATGTTAGAGACTTAA
- a CDS encoding GNAT family N-acetyltransferase, translating to MVSVNKIDVKDTYALRLEVLRKNIDLPYEFDGDLDNETFHVGVIENGNIVCIGTFMKNSLNELNGIQYQLRGMASSSEARGKGYGKLLLKFATNELLKLKVKFLWCNAREVAVKFYEKNQFEIIGDRFENKAGPHYKMFKTIKYE from the coding sequence ATGGTTTCCGTAAATAAAATTGATGTAAAAGATACTTACGCTTTAAGGTTAGAAGTTTTAAGAAAAAATATTGATTTACCTTATGAGTTTGATGGAGATTTAGATAATGAAACCTTTCATGTAGGAGTGATAGAAAATGGTAATATTGTTTGTATAGGTACATTTATGAAAAACTCTTTAAATGAATTAAATGGAATTCAATATCAGTTAAGAGGAATGGCAAGTTCTTCTGAGGCTAGAGGAAAAGGTTATGGAAAGTTATTATTGAAGTTTGCGACTAACGAATTGTTAAAATTAAAAGTTAAGTTTTTATGGTGTAATGCTCGAGAAGTTGCAGTTAAGTTTTATGAAAAAAATCAATTTGAAATTATTGGGGATCGCTTTGAGAATAAAGCGGGTCCTCACTATAAGATGTTTAAAACTATTAAGTATGAATAA
- a CDS encoding caspase family protein has protein sequence MARGISLHIGLNYVDPNHYSGWDGKLNACEFDASDMELIANSCGFNSTKLLREQATREKVFSFIENVSSELKSGDIFLVTYSGHGGQVPDYNSDEKEDGLDETWCLYDGEFIDDELRYLWTLFEEGVRVLVFSDSCHSGTVIKEIGDENQILRRSDEFSQWSIKSIPDEVSSRNFFRNIDFYEGISSKMAKFKGKEIKASVKLISGCQDNQYSYDGRFNGQFTGRLKTVWNRGAFNGSYKKFHKEIAGRLPEYQSPNYLNIGKLDLEFNKQKPFQI, from the coding sequence ATGGCAAGAGGTATATCTTTACATATCGGTCTAAATTATGTAGATCCAAATCATTATAGTGGTTGGGATGGAAAATTAAATGCTTGTGAATTTGATGCAAGTGACATGGAATTAATTGCAAATTCTTGTGGTTTCAATTCAACTAAATTACTTAGGGAACAAGCGACACGTGAGAAAGTGTTTTCTTTTATAGAAAATGTTTCCTCAGAGTTGAAATCTGGTGATATTTTTTTGGTCACCTACTCAGGGCATGGAGGTCAGGTTCCAGATTATAATAGTGACGAAAAAGAAGATGGCCTCGACGAAACTTGGTGTTTATACGATGGTGAATTTATTGACGATGAATTAAGATATTTATGGACTTTATTTGAAGAAGGAGTAAGGGTTCTAGTTTTCTCAGATAGTTGTCATAGCGGAACCGTAATAAAAGAAATTGGAGATGAGAATCAGATTTTAAGAAGGAGTGATGAATTTTCACAATGGTCAATAAAGTCCATCCCAGATGAAGTTTCAAGTAGAAATTTCTTTAGGAATATAGATTTTTATGAAGGTATTTCTTCTAAAATGGCTAAATTCAAAGGAAAAGAAATCAAGGCTTCAGTTAAATTAATTTCTGGTTGTCAAGACAATCAATATTCCTATGATGGTCGTTTTAATGGTCAATTTACGGGCAGATTAAAAACAGTTTGGAATAGAGGGGCCTTTAATGGTAGTTATAAAAAATTTCATAAAGAAATAGCAGGAAGATTACCAGAGTATCAATCACCAAATTATTTGAATATTGGAAAGCTTGATTTAGAATTTAATAAACAAAAACCATTTCAGATATAA
- a CDS encoding rhomboid family intramembrane serine protease gives MNKIVLGLIVANLLASVKGFQDQYFFDKYKFQVGKILNGEKVRMVTSGFLHADWVHFGFNMYALYLFGRIVGYNFSDVNFLLIYFGSLLTGSMYSLYQNKNDYYYSAIGASGAVSGVVFSAIMLYPQETYSFMFFPFIEFPGYVLGVGYLLYSIYGMKAKLGNIGHSAHLGGAIGGFAITLLLMPSVFYNDPTVITIMGAIIVGLLVFGDKLDNL, from the coding sequence ATGAATAAAATAGTTTTAGGATTGATTGTGGCTAATTTGTTAGCCTCGGTGAAAGGATTTCAAGATCAATATTTCTTTGATAAGTACAAGTTTCAAGTGGGAAAAATATTAAATGGAGAGAAGGTGAGAATGGTTACTTCTGGTTTTTTACATGCCGATTGGGTTCATTTTGGTTTTAATATGTATGCCTTGTATTTATTTGGTAGAATTGTAGGTTATAATTTTTCGGATGTAAATTTCTTGCTAATCTATTTCGGAAGTCTTCTAACGGGAAGTATGTACTCTTTATATCAAAATAAAAATGATTATTATTATTCTGCTATAGGTGCGTCAGGAGCTGTTTCTGGTGTAGTCTTTTCAGCTATAATGTTGTATCCGCAGGAGACATATTCCTTTATGTTTTTTCCATTTATTGAATTTCCAGGTTATGTGTTGGGGGTTGGTTACTTGTTGTATTCCATTTACGGAATGAAAGCTAAATTGGGAAACATAGGACATTCTGCGCATCTAGGAGGTGCTATTGGTGGTTTCGCAATAACTTTATTGTTAATGCCTAGCGTTTTTTATAATGATCCTACTGTTATTACCATAATGGGAGCTATAATTGTTGGTTTGCTTGTTTTTGGTGATAAATTAGATAATTTATAA
- a CDS encoding lysophospholipid acyltransferase family protein, with the protein MNLFIYILVFPIIWIISRLPMRLLYAFSDFLFLLVYHVVGYRKKVVFSNLKLAFPDKSEEELKKLTKQALHHFCDFIVESIKSFSISEKEVSKRYKFVNPEVLNNTAKNGKNIILTGAHLNNWEWSVSMPLISKIHIYGAYTPIKNTYFNNFMKNSRTKFNLTAYKTREMIPKMMKNIKEGKQGAYILLSDQSPVIQKTYYWQEFFGVKVPVHTGAELLAKKFDMSIINYTTKKIKRGYYETTFEVITENPRDLDNYQITDKYLEITERNIKEQPENYLWTHKRFKHKHRYQEWLEKYKKK; encoded by the coding sequence ATGAATTTATTTATTTACATTTTAGTGTTTCCTATTATCTGGATAATTTCCAGACTTCCCATGCGTCTATTATATGCATTTTCCGACTTTTTATTCTTGTTAGTATATCATGTTGTTGGTTATCGAAAAAAGGTTGTTTTTAGCAACTTAAAACTAGCTTTTCCTGACAAATCAGAAGAAGAATTAAAAAAACTCACGAAACAAGCGTTACACCACTTTTGTGATTTCATAGTTGAGAGCATCAAAAGTTTTTCTATTTCTGAAAAAGAAGTTTCTAAGAGATATAAGTTCGTGAATCCTGAAGTTTTAAATAACACCGCTAAAAATGGTAAAAACATCATTCTTACTGGTGCGCATTTAAATAATTGGGAATGGTCTGTTTCTATGCCTTTAATTTCTAAAATTCATATTTACGGAGCCTACACTCCTATTAAGAATACATACTTCAACAACTTCATGAAAAACTCTAGGACAAAGTTTAATTTGACTGCATATAAAACCAGAGAAATGATTCCGAAAATGATGAAAAACATAAAAGAAGGTAAACAAGGAGCCTATATTCTGTTGAGTGATCAATCTCCAGTAATTCAAAAAACTTATTACTGGCAGGAATTCTTCGGAGTAAAAGTTCCCGTTCATACAGGAGCTGAATTATTGGCGAAGAAATTTGATATGTCTATAATTAATTACACTACAAAAAAAATAAAAAGAGGTTATTACGAAACGACGTTTGAAGTTATCACTGAAAATCCACGTGATTTAGACAATTACCAAATTACAGATAAGTACCTTGAAATAACAGAACGCAATATTAAAGAGCAACCTGAAAACTATCTTTGGACACACAAAAGGTTTAAACACAAACATAGATATCAAGAATGGTTAGAAAAATATAAGAAAAAATAA
- a CDS encoding DUF5675 family protein yields the protein MKLAKIEIVRKWQDNFQSSGTCTIYDADGFPLFSALSLERGWRDNKKNISCIPEGIYPVVLEHSTRFKKKLWEIKDVPNRSECKFHSANYWHQLNGCIALGFKYQMIDTDNYQDVSDSKMIMDVFHITLGKFDEVELHIINDF from the coding sequence ATGAAACTAGCCAAAATTGAAATAGTTAGAAAATGGCAAGATAATTTTCAATCTTCTGGAACTTGTACTATTTATGATGCTGACGGATTTCCTCTTTTTTCAGCTTTATCACTAGAGAGAGGCTGGAGAGATAATAAAAAAAATATTTCTTGTATTCCCGAAGGAATATATCCTGTAGTATTAGAACACTCTACTAGATTTAAGAAAAAACTATGGGAGATTAAAGATGTACCAAATAGATCAGAGTGTAAGTTTCACTCAGCCAATTATTGGCATCAGTTAAATGGATGCATAGCACTTGGCTTTAAATATCAGATGATCGATACTGATAATTACCAAGATGTTTCCGATAGTAAAATGATTATGGATGTATTTCATATTACCCTTGGAAAATTTGATGAAGTTGAACTTCACATAATAAACGATTTTTAA
- a CDS encoding phage holin family protein, whose amino-acid sequence MLYPESLNQIKESFEWVKYLFYALFTFLGIKSDVVKILFWLMLIDTCFGIIKTLSLGLKFKIKKLALGFISKLSILLIPMTIALIGKGLSFDFKWFVTAVMNILIVSEGISIFSNWLSIRQKKEVKNDDLITKLLNAIRNYLLKLFNTIIQTATDKTNETSQN is encoded by the coding sequence ATGCTTTACCCCGAATCATTAAACCAAATAAAAGAAAGTTTTGAATGGGTTAAGTACCTGTTTTATGCTTTGTTCACCTTTTTAGGTATCAAATCTGATGTAGTAAAAATCTTATTCTGGTTAATGCTTATAGATACATGTTTTGGAATTATTAAAACGTTGTCTTTAGGACTGAAATTCAAGATTAAGAAATTGGCGTTAGGATTTATTTCTAAATTGAGTATTCTTCTAATTCCTATGACTATTGCTCTAATCGGGAAAGGTTTAAGTTTCGATTTTAAATGGTTTGTTACTGCGGTCATGAACATTCTAATTGTTAGTGAAGGAATCTCCATTTTTAGTAATTGGCTTTCCATAAGACAGAAAAAAGAAGTTAAGAATGATGATTTAATAACTAAACTGTTAAACGCTATCAGAAACTATCTATTAAAATTGTTTAATACTATCATTCAAACTGCTACAGATAAAACAAATGAAACTAGCCAAAATTGA